GGTGCTTCTTTGGCGCGTCCCGCGTGGTAACGCTCAGCTACGGCGCTGGACCCAACCACTCTGAAACAACACCACCATGGCTAAATACAAACTCGATTACATCTGGCTGGACGGTTACACCCCCGTCCCCAACCTCCGCACCAAGTGCCAACTGAAAGACTACGAGTCCTTCCCCACCGTGGAAGAACTTCCCATGTGGGGATTCGACGGCAGCTCGACTCTCCAAGCTGATGGTGGCGACTCAGACTGTGTTTTGAAGCCCGTCGCGGTCTACCCTGACTCCACCCGTGAATTCGGCGCCCTCGTGATGTGCGAAGTCATGCTGCCGGACGGCACGCCTCACTCCTCGAACGCTCGCTCGACCATCATTGACGATCCCGACGCCTGGTTTGGCTTCGAGCAGGAATACTTCATGACCCAAAACGGCAAGCCACTCGGTTTCCCCAAGGACGGCTACCCCGATCCTCAAGGCGAATACTACTGCGGAGTCGGCTTCAAAAACGTGGGAGGCATCGCCCGCACCATCGTGGAGGAGCATCTCGATCAATGTCTCTACGCCGGCATCAACCACGAAGGCATCAATGCCGAGGTCGCCAAAGGACAGTGGGAATTCCAGATCTTCGGGAAAGGTTCAAGAAACTGCGCCGACCAAATGTGGATCGCCCGTTTCCTCCTTCTCCGCCTCTGTGAACAGTATGGAGTGGACATCGAGTTCCACTGCAAGCCCATCAAAGGGGACTGGAACGGCTCCGGCATGCACGCCAACTTCTCCACCAA
The genomic region above belongs to Verrucomicrobiota bacterium and contains:
- a CDS encoding glutamine synthetase beta-grasp domain-containing protein; this encodes MAKYKLDYIWLDGYTPVPNLRTKCQLKDYESFPTVEELPMWGFDGSSTLQADGGDSDCVLKPVAVYPDSTREFGALVMCEVMLPDGTPHSSNARSTIIDDPDAWFGFEQEYFMTQNGKPLGFPKDGYPDPQGEYYCGVGFKNVGGIARTIVEEHLDQCLYAGINHEGINAEVAKGQWEFQIFGKGSRNCADQMWIARFLLLRLCEQYGVDIEFHCKPIKGDWNGSGMHANFSTKHLREVGGKEYFEKLMAAFEENCAEHIAVYGPDNHMRLTGLHETQSIDKFSWGIADRGASVRVPHSFAKNDWKGYLEDRRPNSQGDPYAIASRILQTIASVEV